In the genome of Oncorhynchus masou masou isolate Uvic2021 unplaced genomic scaffold, UVic_Omas_1.1 unplaced_scaffold_986, whole genome shotgun sequence, the window TCTCtactatcaacagtccccaggttacagtccttagtggccgtctctactatcaacagtccccaggttacaggccatagtgtccgTCTGTACTATCAACAGTTCATCATAAACTTACCTTGCTCTTGTTTCCAATGAGATGAGGCCACTTATACTTACCATACTTTAGGCCTTACCCCCAACCACAATGATATTTTACAAACCTTATTCACCCAGAAAAAAAAATAACACTAAAGACTAATAACACTAAAGAAATGTGATGCTGACATGTCTAAATAACTGTTATCTCctactcacctggactccataaACCTGCCTTGCTTCTCCAACATGAGATTTGACAGGATACTTACCGACTCCCCACATTAACACGGCAGTTCTGTTGATCCACAAATACACTTTACAATAATAAATCATGACATTCGCAATTCAGCTTTCATCCAACAAAACGTTGGGTCTCACTGCTATGTTAAGCCTGACTCTTTTATCATTCGGTGTCTAGATAAGGCAGTATTGTGCACTTTCATTTATAAAAGGAACATGAAAATAGGCTATAAGCATCAATTACAAGAGCAAGCAACACTGAGAATGACCATAGATTTCATCTGAGAAGTCTGTCATAAAGTTAGCCTATGGATTATAGTAAGTGTCAACACAACACATGTAGGCTGAAATGCAAGTGACTTATTTACCTGCTTCCACAAAATGGAGGCTGCATCTGGAATATCACTTTATCATTCATGTTTTGTGACAACTAGGTATAATTGTTAATGACAACATCCTACTAAATGTGTGAAGGGTTTTGTGTTAAACACAAGCATGGAATGTTCTCCTCCTGCAGACACACTGGTTCAGGATGACTTGACATTCAGTTAGTGTCTATATTCAGAACATCTGAAAGCAGAAGTGAGTGTATTTGGTGGGGAGGTTTTTGTCATGGTGTATATCACTGTGATATGTGCACTTTAACAGAGTTGTCCCATGTATGACAGTAATACACTGCTGAGTCTGTCTCCTCCACATTACTGATTATAAACTGATAATCCTTATCAGACGTGGCTTTAGATGTGAAACGATCAGAGGAGAAACCAGATCCATATTCATTAGGAGAGGAGTAAGTATGGTGAAACCTTAACACATACTGAGGAGCTCCTCCTGGAACCTGTTTATACCAGATTACATAATTGCTTTCATCTTTGGTGATGTCACAGTGAAAAGTGGCAGTCCCCTTTGTACTGACAGTCAATACTGAAGGTGTCTGTGTCACTGCTTTCTGGCAACTGACATCTGTGGGAATGAAATACACCATTTATTAAGACAATTTATCATACATGAATGTAAAACTTCATTGGCATTGTTTGTGGATTCAGATTGAACAAACAGTAAATCCCTTACATGTTAGAGCAGTGATGAGAGTGCAGAGTGTCCCCAGCATGTTGTCAGTGTGTGGTGTGAACGGCCCTTActgtccagctgagagatgagcagggttggagtgtgaggagaggagaggctgcaggACCCACCTataaggagacagacagggaggatcAAGGGGAGGGGCCTCTATAGTTGACCTATCACCAAGCCAGAGAGGACCAGAGGGAGTGGCCTTTACAGTTAACCTATAAACAAGCCAGAGAGGACCAGAGGGAGTGACCTCTACAGCTAACCTATCAACAAGCCAGAGAGGACCAGAGGGAGTGACATCTACAGTTAACCTATCACCAAGCCAAAGAGGACTAGAGGGAGGGGCCTCTACAGTTAACCAATCACCAGCTTCTCTCATTGCTCGACATGAGATCCTGTCTTCTTCACTGACTCATATTCTACCTCCATCAAATCATAACTGGAGTTTAATATCCTACACTAGATCTACACGGGGACAAAATAATGATGAGGCATcttaccccccaccccaccccaccccctccccccacacagtTCTGAGAGGAGATAAAATAACCCCTTCATTTACATGAGGCTATAaataaggagaggagggggggaagcAGGTGTGTCCTGGGGGAGAAAGGGAGCAACGCATCACTGCCTGTAACTCAGTGTCAGATCTAGAACACGTCCCTGGTGAATGACTCTGTTAACTAGAGATAGTAGACATGAAACCATCAGTTTTTTCTGGGTTAGTACGGAAGGAAGGCCCCGCGAGACTAGGTGGGACTGAAACCAGTGGTCTGACTGGCGCCAAACTGTGCCTGCTTTAATGTAGGTATATCCTGAGTCATTATTGGTGATACTTTGTCCTCCTCTGGTGGACGTTGACAGAACTGCAGCCTCTATTCTGATCACTGATGCAGAATGTGAAACACCGTTGCATGATGCCACGCTTcactgagtgtaaaaaacattaagaacaccttcctaatattgagttgaatcTTACAAGGTCATAGTTTAATGCTGAAAGACTAAGTGAAGGTCAGACCTATACAGTAGATATTAATGCTGAAATGATACTGAGTCCAACATGTAATGTTAATAACAGAGAACAGTTTAAACCATGTAATAATGGCAGCTTCAAACTCTCTCAACATTGGCCTGTCATTCCTGCATCCTAATGTAAAATAGAGGTCAGCGTTCTAGTCTGAAATACTtgaatgcttctctctctctccgcctggcattctgggtcgttccaccaattcggTGCCTATTGAAAAGTGTAACTTGGTAAAGCATTTCTTCGATTTTGTCATAAATAGCACATATTCGCCTTCATAAACAAtgtgttttcccatctcaagaggatAAATAAAGAAAGTAATACAACAAATGCCTAGTAAGTGTCAAATAAAGTAACAGAGTTGATGATTTCTTCTTAAAtaagccatgaatccccttgtgacagcTGGGAGAGTGGAAGCTGGTTGTGTGCAAAAAGGAGTAGGAATTTAATGCAAACTTCAAAATGTtgtatttattgtaaaaacatttATATcttatctatctacattataatCAATCTGCTCAGCTTTCCACCACAAAATTTCCAagaagagtagaaccagctcacctgcttttgcaatatgatttgactattagatgtttaATGCTTCTTTTGAAAAAACGAtttaaaaaggaatagtttcCCCATCTTAATTAGACTCAGCAAAATGATGTTGCCACGAGCAGCACCGGAGATATTGAGATGGGCGAGATGCAACAtttcactctcacacacagtatctgcgcATGTGCACGGATACACTTCACACTGTGTACAGCGTGGTGGCCAGGCCATCAAAAGAGCGGAGTGGTTGAGCTTCGCGCTTCAACGCTCTTAGTTGTTGTGAGAATTGACCCACTAAGCTGTTTACTTTCTGTATCTACAtcatatcgctgagtctacctttaaaacGAGAGTTCAGCTCACTGTAAGGACCgacgctggagatgagaagcaggtacggggagttggCATTTAATAAGGAACAGACAGGTCACAAAACAGGACCAGCGTCAGCACACGGGTAAACAAGGACATATGACAATTAATGCTGTAGCAGGGAATAGAGCAGGGAaccagacacacatatatatatatatatatatatatatatatatatatataggggaggtaatgacagaggtgattgagtccagatGAGTCCAATAATCGCTGATGCACGTGACGGTGGAAAGGCagttgtgcgtaatgatggtggcaggagtgccaAATGCTGGAGAGCCTGGCACCTTCTAGCAACAGGGAGGGGAGCGGGAGCAGGTGTGACAGtaccacccccctcccctcccctctctaggGGCGCCACCCGGCGTCCCACCTGGGCGATCCAACATCTGTTATTAACAGAGAACACTTTAACAAATCGAATGACATCTTCAAACCCTCAACATtggtattcaaatcaaatcccatggttagcagatgtttatgtgagtgtagcgaaatgcttgtgcttatagttccgacagtgcagcaatatctaacaagtaatctaacaattcaccaacaactaccttatatacacaaatgtaaagggatggaataagaatgtgtacatataaatatatggatgagcgttggctgtgcggcataggcaagatgcagtagatggtatagaatacggtatatacatatgagatgagtaaagtagGACATGTAGATATTATTAAAGTGgaattatttaaagtgactagtattATGTATTAAAGTGGACAATGATTTGAAGTGATTCCTGCATCCTAAGGTAAATAGAGGCCGGTGTTGTTGTCCAAAATACCTGGATGCTTCCTCAGTTTAGGATCTGGGTCATTCCAACAAACCATGCCTATTAATGATGCATATTAAAAAGTGTAACTTGGTCAAAAATATCTTTGATTTTGTCATAAATAGCACATATTCGCCTTCATAAACAAcgtgttttcccatctcaagaggttaaataaagaaaGTAATATAACAAATGCCTAGTAAGTGTCAAATAAAGTAACAGAGTTGATGATTTCTTCTTAAAtaagccatgaatccccttgtgacagcGGGGAGagtggaagcttgttgtgtgcaaaaAGGAGTGGTAATTGAATGtttcacaaaaaaatgttttattgttacAACATTTCCATCCTATCTATCTATGAGTAACAAGATTGACATAATGCTCCAcctgctcagttttccaccaaataacaccagaaaatggccaagaaccagctcacctgcttttactctatgatttgactattagatgttcaatgtttctttgaTAAAACTAtttaaaaaggaatagtttcCCCATATTAATTAGACTCAGCAAAATGATGTTGCCACGAGCAGCACCGGAGATATTGAGATGGGCGAGATGCAACACTTCACTCTCACACAATAACACAAAGTATCTGCGCATGTGCACGGATACACTTCACACTGTGTACAGCGTGGTGGCCAGGCCATCAAAACAGCGGAGCGGTTGAGCTTCGCGCTTCAACGCTCTTAGTTGTTGTGAGAATTGACCCACTAAACTGTTTACTTTCTGTATCTACATCATATCGCTGGTTTGAATGCCAGAGCCGACAAGGTGGGGGGAGTCTGTCGCTGTGCCCTTGAACAAAGCACTTCAAACAAATTGCTCAATGGGCTCAGCGTAGTGGTGACCCTGGCCGTGATTCCGCTCCCtgcgggtgtctcagggggagttgggatttgcaaaaaacacatttcattaCACACTGTGTGTAACAGAAcaaatatacccccccccccaattatgTATTACTGGCTGAGGAGACTACACAGAATACAAACGTCATCTAATTTAATGTCCTGAACATtcgatcaatcaatcaaacatattttatgaagccctttttacatcagctgctGCCACAAAGTGCTTTACACATACCCAGAATAAAACCACATAGAACAGGCAGAAGCACATTGGGCAGGAAAACTCCCCAGAAGGAAGGAATTTGGGAAAGAACCTAGAGAGGAGCCTAGAGAGGAAGCAGACTCAGaggaaggaacctagagaggtaccaggctcagagggaggaacctagagaggaagcagaCTCAGAGGAAGGTACCTAGAGAGGAACcgagagaggaagcaggctcagAGGGAGGAACCTAGATAGGAAGCAGGCTCAGAGggaggaacctagagaggaagcaggctcagaggaaggaacctagagaggtaccaggctcagagggaggaacctagagaggaagcagaCTCAGAGGGAGGAACCTAGATAGGAAGCAGGCTCAGAGGGAGGAACCTATAGAGGAAATAGGCTCAGAGggaggaacctagagaggaactaggctcagagggaggaacctagagaggaagcaggctcagAGGGAGGAACCTAGATAGGAAGCTGGCTCAGAGGGAGGAACCTTGAGAGGAACcgagagaggaagcaggctcagAGGGAGGAACATAGAGAGGAACTAGGCTCAGAGGGAGgtacctagagaggaaccaggttcagagggaggaacctagagaggaaccaggctcagaggaaGGAACCTAGACAGGAAGCAAGGTCAGaggaaggaacctagagaggtaccaggctcagagggaggaacctagagaggaagcagaCTCAGAGGGAGGAACCTAGATAGGAAGCAGGCTCAGAGGGAGGAACCTATAGAGGAAGCAGGCTCAGAGggaggaacctagagaggaagcaggctcagAGGAAGGAACCTAGATAGGAAGCAGGCTCAGAGggaggaacctagagaggaagcaggctcagaggaaggaacctagagaggaaccaggctcagaggaaGGAACCTAGACAGGAAGCAAGGTCAGaggaaggaacctagagaggtaccaggctcagagggaggaacctagagaggaagcagaCTCAGAGGGAGGAACCTAGATAGGAAGCAGGCTCAGAGGGAGGAACCTATAGAGGAAGCAGGCTCAGA includes:
- the LOC135538576 gene encoding immunoglobulin lambda-1 light chain-like, coding for MLGTLCTLITALTYVSCQKAVTQTPSVLTVSTKGTATFHCDITKDESNYVIWYKQVPGGAPQYVLRFHHTYSSPNEYGSGFSSDRFTSKATSDKDYQFIISNVEETDSAVYYCHTWDNSVKVHVFGQVSKLIVTDSTLPPPVLTIFPPSSDELKSSKVTLVCLASQMSMGYVDVSWTAGGNPVTGGIATSGPVPQADKTFQLSSCLTVDTSEWNQDKVFSCKVTAGSKFAEKDIKKSECSTE